A stretch of the Acidobacteriota bacterium genome encodes the following:
- a CDS encoding FHA domain-containing protein, which yields MQDEPIRITREDLYTAEVERDLELSRRLRERQVLPPVADSGWRRLIHDSLFHLTLAGLLGAFLSWMILEPYLHDFSGVSGEVTLVNPEPFGVGVPGSLSLTVGKHEVLLIPGITRSEAGADGEPALEGPEAFKSGMFVESVGSFRDPTTLIALAVRPAPAGTPTTVAGGLDDRKNAAGFLLFPLTASLVALCLFMAEGLSSRNWRRTIVRSLTGTGLAVVFSLLSFIPAGAIMLIGEQIMETQTAGRTFITVHDLSLPAFAGFVSCRSAAWLCVALAMGLGMNLVRSTRTQLKNTVLGGMMGGALGGAFFDPVSRFLQGGSLFQGADLSRAVGLAAVGLSIGFFVALSERLTREAWVKVRTGPLAGKSFVLYRTPILVGSSPKADIYLFKDAGIAPEHAALHRVGDAWELEDLGSPGGTTASGRPVRRWRLRSGEQLCVGSTVLEFEERLRKAPENQ from the coding sequence ATGCAGGACGAACCGATCCGAATCACGCGTGAAGACCTCTACACCGCCGAGGTGGAGCGGGACCTGGAGCTGTCGCGGAGGCTGCGGGAGCGGCAGGTCCTCCCGCCGGTCGCCGACTCCGGCTGGCGGCGCCTGATCCACGACAGCCTCTTCCACCTGACCCTGGCGGGCCTCCTGGGGGCCTTCCTCAGCTGGATGATCCTCGAGCCGTACCTTCACGATTTCTCGGGAGTCTCGGGGGAAGTGACCCTGGTCAACCCCGAGCCCTTCGGCGTCGGCGTGCCGGGCAGCCTCTCCCTTACGGTGGGGAAACACGAGGTCCTATTGATCCCGGGGATCACCCGCTCCGAGGCCGGGGCGGACGGCGAGCCCGCCCTCGAGGGCCCCGAGGCCTTCAAAAGCGGCATGTTCGTGGAGTCGGTGGGGTCTTTCCGGGACCCCACCACCTTGATCGCGCTGGCGGTCCGTCCCGCACCGGCCGGCACCCCGACGACCGTGGCGGGCGGTCTGGACGACCGGAAAAACGCGGCCGGTTTCCTGCTGTTTCCCCTGACGGCGTCCCTGGTCGCCCTCTGCCTTTTCATGGCCGAGGGGCTCAGCAGCCGGAACTGGCGGCGGACCATTGTCCGGAGCCTCACCGGGACGGGCCTGGCGGTGGTTTTCTCCCTCCTGTCGTTCATACCGGCCGGGGCGATCATGCTGATCGGGGAGCAGATCATGGAGACCCAGACCGCGGGGCGGACCTTCATCACCGTCCACGATCTCTCGCTCCCGGCCTTCGCGGGCTTCGTCTCCTGCCGCAGCGCCGCCTGGCTCTGCGTGGCCCTGGCCATGGGCCTGGGGATGAACCTGGTGCGGAGCACCCGGACGCAGCTGAAGAACACCGTCCTCGGGGGCATGATGGGCGGCGCCCTGGGCGGGGCCTTCTTCGACCCCGTCAGCCGTTTTCTGCAGGGTGGGTCGCTCTTCCAGGGGGCGGACCTCTCCCGCGCCGTGGGGCTGGCCGCCGTCGGGCTCTCCATCGGGTTCTTCGTCGCCCTCTCCGAGCGGCTGACCCGGGAGGCCTGGGTCAAGGTCCGGACCGGGCCGCTGGCCGGGAAGTCCTTCGTGCTCTACCGGACCCCCATCCTCGTCGGGTCCTCGCCCAAGGCGGACATCTACCTCTTCAAGGACGCCGGGATCGCCCCGGAGCACGCCGCCCTCCACCGGGTCGGCGACGCGTGGGAACTGGAGGACCTGGGGAGCCCGGGGGGGACGACGGCGTCGGGCCGTCCGGTCCGCCGCTGGCGGCTGCGGTCCGGGGAGCAGTTGTGCGTCGGGAGCACCGTCCTCGAGTTCGAGGAACGTCTGAGAAAAGCGCCGGAAAACCAGTGA
- a CDS encoding Mov34/MPN/PAD-1 family protein — MHDIDYRSLEVSALEVRPFPPVEQELRVVISEEAFDRISARGNENEAVEIGGILVGQVLRDDGGAYVRVDDTIDALHAVEGKTELTLTHDSWAHVNAEMDTRHAGKRIVGWYHTHPGFGVFLSDRDRFIHQSFFNLPFQIALVHDPKARKHGVFVWKDGSVWRLRHHWIGRREITWDEPRTTAVPEKAAAGSEETPAMKSVPRPAPPRDDDEFSLSSLPLPVLAVGALVLVILGSLIGWWFFSPSRPASVDPRREFLSASGADRVEAAFASLNQEILGLLRTDIGYAAQSRALEEIRSRLAKAAEHLSPAKALKGPAAPPSPAEAEVRAALDAVERLRKDTGRVDRLLADLETVARPRGPGLGVPPGEAARLRAGLAGLYAELAVAAARGGAIADAERLLSVAAALDPANGKAYQDRVRAVSPGAGKPTVPAGGAGSPPSVAVPPGGAQKAPAEPGAKPGKPAPAKP, encoded by the coding sequence GTGCACGACATCGATTACCGCTCGCTCGAGGTTTCAGCGCTGGAGGTCCGGCCGTTTCCGCCCGTGGAGCAGGAACTGCGCGTCGTGATCTCGGAGGAAGCCTTCGACCGGATCTCGGCCCGGGGCAACGAGAACGAGGCGGTGGAGATCGGGGGTATCCTCGTGGGGCAGGTCCTCCGGGACGACGGCGGCGCGTACGTCCGGGTGGACGACACCATCGACGCCCTCCACGCCGTGGAGGGCAAGACGGAGCTGACCCTGACCCACGACTCCTGGGCCCACGTCAACGCGGAGATGGACACCCGCCACGCCGGCAAGCGCATCGTGGGCTGGTACCACACCCACCCCGGCTTCGGGGTCTTCCTCTCGGACCGGGACCGGTTCATCCACCAGAGCTTCTTCAACCTCCCCTTCCAGATCGCCCTGGTCCACGACCCGAAGGCCCGCAAACACGGGGTCTTCGTGTGGAAGGACGGGTCCGTCTGGCGACTGCGCCACCACTGGATCGGGCGCCGGGAGATCACCTGGGACGAGCCGCGGACGACAGCCGTTCCCGAGAAGGCGGCCGCCGGGTCGGAGGAGACGCCCGCCATGAAGAGCGTCCCGCGTCCCGCCCCGCCCCGTGACGACGACGAGTTCAGCCTCTCTTCGCTCCCCCTGCCGGTCCTGGCGGTGGGGGCCCTGGTCCTGGTGATCCTGGGGAGCCTGATCGGCTGGTGGTTTTTCTCCCCGTCGCGGCCGGCGAGCGTGGACCCCCGGCGGGAGTTCCTGTCCGCCTCGGGCGCAGACCGGGTGGAAGCCGCCTTCGCCTCCCTGAACCAGGAGATCCTGGGCCTCCTGCGGACCGACATCGGTTACGCGGCCCAGTCCCGGGCGCTGGAGGAGATCCGGTCGCGGCTCGCGAAGGCGGCGGAGCACCTCTCTCCGGCGAAGGCGCTCAAGGGCCCGGCCGCACCGCCGTCCCCGGCGGAGGCGGAGGTCCGGGCCGCTCTGGACGCCGTGGAACGGCTCCGGAAGGACACCGGCCGGGTCGATCGCCTCCTGGCGGACCTCGAGACCGTCGCGCGCCCCCGGGGCCCCGGCCTCGGGGTGCCCCCGGGCGAGGCGGCGCGGCTTCGTGCCGGGTTGGCGGGGTTGTACGCGGAGCTGGCGGTCGCGGCTGCGCGCGGCGGCGCCATCGCCGACGCGGAGCGCCTCCTCTCGGTGGCGGCCGCTCTGGACCCGGCGAACGGGAAAGCGTACCAGGACCGGGTCCGGGCGGTTTCACCCGGCGCCGGGAAGCCGACGGTCCCGGCGGGCGGCGCCGGGTCACCGCCGTCGGTCGCCGTCCCGCCGGGCGGGGCGCAGAAGGCTCCCGCCGAACCGGGGGCGAAGCCGGGGAAACCGGCTCCGGCGAAGCCGTGA